In Piliocolobus tephrosceles isolate RC106 chromosome 6, ASM277652v3, whole genome shotgun sequence, the following are encoded in one genomic region:
- the LOC111524466 gene encoding transcription elongation factor A protein-like 8 gives MQKSCEENEGKPQNMPKAEEDRPLEDVPQEAEGNPQPSEGGINQEAEGNPRGEPNQPGQGFKEDTPVRHLNPEEMIRGVDELERLREEIRRVRNKFVMMHWKQRHSRSRPYPVCFRP, from the coding sequence atGCAAAAGTCTTGTGAAGAAAATGAGGGAAAACCACAGAACATGCCAAAGGCCGAGGAAGATCGCCCTTTGGAGGATGTACCACAGGAGGCAGAAGGAAATCCTCAACCTTCTGAAGGAGGTataaaccaggaggcagaaggaaacCCCAGAGGAGAGCCGAATCAGCCTGGCCAGGGATTTAAAGAGGACACACCTGTTAGGCATTTGAACCCTGAAGAAATGATAAGAGGAGTAGATGAGCTTGAAAGGCTTAGGGAAGAGATAAGAAGAGTAAGAAACAAGTTTGTGATGATGCATTGGAAGCAAAGACATTCACGCAGCCGTCCTTATCCTGTGTGCTTTAGGCCTTGA